A window of the Anoplopoma fimbria isolate UVic2021 breed Golden Eagle Sablefish chromosome 17, Afim_UVic_2022, whole genome shotgun sequence genome harbors these coding sequences:
- the tshba gene encoding thyroid stimulating hormone subunit beta a, which translates to METAVFTCWLLFLLFSPAVPMCFPTDFTLYVERPECDYCVAINTTICMGFCYSRDSNVRAIVGPRFLIQTGCTYDKVEYRAAILPGCPVDSDPVFSYPVALSCHCGACRTESDECAHRASMGGPRCTKPVRRIYPYPGQTSYMTPL; encoded by the exons ATGGAGACTGCAGTGTTCACCTGCTGGCTCCTGTTTCTGCTGTTCAGCCCGGCTGTTCCCATGTGTTTCCCCACTGACTTCACCCTGTATGTGGAGAGGCCAGAGTGTGACTACTGTGTTGCCATCAACACCACCATCTGCATGGGATTCTGCTACTCAAGG GACAGCAACGTGAGGGCTATAGTCGGCCCACGCTTCCTTATCCAGACCGGCTGTACCTATGACAAGGTGGAGTACCGCGCCGCGATACTGCCCGGCTGCCCCGTCGACTCCGACCCCGTCTTCAGCTACCCGGTGGCTCTCAGCTGCCACTGCGGTGCCTGCAGGACGGAGAGCGATGAGTGTGCTCACAGGGCCAGCATGGGCGGACCTAGGTGTACCAAACCGGTGAGACGTATCTACCCGTACCCTGGCCAGACCTCCTACATGACCCCCCTCTGA